Proteins found in one Lysinibacillus fusiformis genomic segment:
- a CDS encoding ankyrin repeat domain-containing protein — protein sequence MIKLQDIGTFQELPELAMHIYTGNITALQAARDKGWNIEEEIRLSPHTSLSPLDLALIAQRFEVVKLLVESGVNLNVEKNPAFLRAVRYCKETIVRYLVEQGARLDGCNQVGSGAYSQAYYGNKRNIPLIHELGLDIKLHGGVVLRQAVSNFDRKTVTYLLDHGVDINYQKPDMVYPYEATPLTIATRMGNIAMVKYLIERGATVTLAEKDGERAYTIAVGMKNMELANYLKALEPIEFHTLENKKEALKKYKLPDELVNFLTDDRLHLELAPNDYGIHYIDFFKLTDTIEMKLGRRKLLLLSANIDNYSDLQIVWNPKGEGQVGCYDVEHEEYADLCSFKEFLARPEIYLIHFLEGEL from the coding sequence ATGATTAAGCTACAAGATATTGGAACATTTCAAGAACTACCAGAGCTTGCAATGCATATCTATACTGGCAATATTACTGCTTTGCAGGCTGCGAGGGATAAAGGCTGGAATATTGAAGAAGAGATACGTTTAAGTCCGCATACATCATTAAGCCCGTTGGATTTAGCATTGATTGCACAAAGATTTGAGGTAGTAAAATTATTAGTTGAATCTGGGGTCAATTTAAATGTGGAAAAAAATCCTGCTTTTTTAAGAGCTGTTCGATATTGTAAGGAAACTATCGTACGTTACCTTGTTGAACAAGGGGCAAGATTAGATGGCTGTAATCAAGTTGGATCTGGGGCCTACTCTCAGGCTTACTATGGCAATAAAAGAAATATCCCACTTATTCATGAATTGGGACTTGATATAAAGCTGCATGGGGGAGTTGTATTACGTCAGGCTGTGTCGAATTTTGACAGGAAAACTGTCACTTATTTACTTGATCACGGAGTAGATATTAATTATCAAAAGCCTGACATGGTCTATCCCTATGAGGCAACACCATTAACAATTGCAACACGAATGGGTAATATCGCTATGGTGAAATACTTGATTGAACGAGGTGCAACTGTCACTTTAGCGGAGAAAGATGGGGAGAGGGCTTATACAATTGCAGTAGGTATGAAAAATATGGAACTAGCAAATTATTTGAAGGCTCTAGAACCTATTGAATTTCATACTTTAGAGAACAAAAAAGAGGCATTAAAAAAATACAAATTACCAGATGAATTGGTGAATTTTCTGACAGACGATCGATTGCATCTCGAACTTGCACCAAATGACTATGGCATTCACTATATCGATTTTTTTAAACTAACCGATACAATTGAGATGAAGTTGGGTCGTCGAAAGCTCCTTCTTCTTTCCGCAAATATCGACAATTATTCTGATTTGCAAATAGTCTGGAATCCAAAAGGAGAGGGGCAAGTGGGGTGCTATGATGTAGAGCATGAGGAATATGCTGATTTATGTAGTTTTAAAGAATTTCTTGCTAGACCAGAAATATACCTTATCCATTTTCTTGAGGGGGAGCTTTAG
- a CDS encoding IS4 family transposase, giving the protein MKPENIQLLAPLFQILGKNEVKEVGRLSGFIQRERSFSAAQFLHFLFLKKSEIISDSLETLCTDLAEQDIFMTKSALNKRFDERAVTFLETIFGRLFKTQLQLAFSKLTGYTFTRIRILDSTTIKLPDAYQGNFQGVHCSSVKVQVEFDYLTQQLLYFDLMNGRDADNPAGMTRLPLIQERELVLQDLGYFQFDFFKKVHAKGAFYITKTKKDTQLFVEVSHPPRHPNGKLIESRRYKQIHLEEIALDMVRGEYKEWSQLFVGRHEKMPARCILYRLSEEQKKELHKREKRRRQKKQGQVHKNEVEQIPGVVIYLTNVPEDMPASEIHELYRLRWQIELLFKTWKSDLEVDKVKKVKIERWLCHFYLQSIVLLLTEMIMGMMRNDLWVTRKRRISERKTVRLIAKQINRLLKSMWHSKKQLYVYFDTLTRNVSSFCLKCKKRKTS; this is encoded by the coding sequence ATGAAACCAGAAAATATTCAATTACTTGCGCCACTTTTTCAGATACTTGGGAAAAATGAAGTAAAAGAGGTGGGTAGATTATCGGGTTTTATTCAACGCGAGCGTTCGTTTAGTGCGGCACAATTTTTACACTTTCTGTTTTTGAAAAAGAGTGAGATTATCAGTGATTCGCTTGAAACGCTTTGTACGGACTTGGCGGAGCAGGATATATTTATGACGAAATCGGCTCTTAATAAACGCTTTGATGAACGGGCTGTTACTTTTTTGGAAACCATTTTTGGACGATTATTCAAAACGCAGCTTCAACTCGCCTTCTCCAAGCTAACGGGATACACATTTACTCGAATACGTATTTTAGATAGCACAACGATCAAATTGCCAGATGCCTATCAGGGAAATTTTCAGGGTGTCCATTGTTCGTCTGTTAAAGTGCAAGTGGAGTTTGATTATTTAACCCAACAGCTACTTTATTTTGATTTAATGAACGGACGTGATGCCGATAATCCAGCAGGAATGACGCGATTACCTTTGATTCAGGAGAGAGAACTGGTTCTACAGGATTTAGGCTATTTTCAATTCGATTTTTTTAAAAAGGTGCACGCAAAAGGTGCTTTCTATATCACAAAAACGAAAAAAGATACGCAATTGTTTGTCGAAGTAAGTCATCCACCTCGTCATCCAAATGGGAAATTGATTGAAAGTCGCCGTTACAAACAAATTCATTTAGAAGAAATCGCATTAGATATGGTACGTGGCGAATACAAAGAGTGGTCCCAATTATTTGTAGGACGACACGAAAAAATGCCTGCACGTTGTATTCTCTATCGCCTCTCAGAGGAACAGAAAAAAGAGCTACACAAGCGGGAAAAAAGAAGACGTCAAAAGAAACAAGGGCAAGTCCATAAAAATGAAGTAGAACAAATACCTGGAGTGGTCATCTATTTAACAAATGTACCAGAGGATATGCCAGCAAGTGAAATTCATGAACTTTACCGATTACGCTGGCAAATCGAGCTCTTATTTAAAACATGGAAATCAGATTTAGAAGTCGATAAGGTGAAGAAGGTGAAGATTGAACGATGGTTATGTCATTTCTATCTTCAAAGTATTGTGCTTTTATTGACTGAAATGATCATGGGAATGATGAGAAATGATCTATGGGTGACAAGAAAACGGAGGATTAGTGAAAGAAAGACGGTCCGGTTGATTGCGAAACAAATAAATCGACTTTTAAAAAGTATGTGGCATTCGAAAAAACAGCTATATGTCTATTTCGATACGCTCACCCGAAACGTTTCGTCATTTTGCCTAAAGTGTAAAAAACGCAAAACTTCTTAA
- a CDS encoding malate:quinone oxidoreductase: protein MSNRQIKSDVILIGAGIMSATLGTLLKELAPDWKITVFEKLEKAGEESSHELNNAGTGHAALCELNYTSEKKDGSIDIKKAINVNEQFHVSRQFWSYLVNNKLINNPQDFIMPLPHMSLVQGKENVEFLKKRHETMTKNPLFEGMEFSNDPETLKKWIPLIMENRPAGEDIAATKIDTGTDVNFGALTRMLIDHLKAKDVDVNYNHSVESLKQASDGTWEVRVHDLDGCKMEYHSAKFVFLGAGGGSLELLQKSGIPEGKHIGGFPISGLFLQCNNPEVAEQHHAKVYGKAKVGAPPMSVPHLDTRYIDNKKSLLFGPFAGFSPKFLKTGSNMDLFASVKPHNITTLLAAGVKEMGLTKYLIQQLMLSKEQRMEELREFIPNAKSDDWDITVAGQRVQVIKDTEAGGKGTLQFGTEVVSASDGSIAALLGASPGASTAVHVMLEVLNKCFPQHIKEWEPKIKEMIPSYGLSLAENPELLKELHATTDKALGLK from the coding sequence ATGAGTAACAGACAAATTAAATCAGATGTTATCTTAATTGGTGCCGGAATCATGAGTGCAACTTTGGGAACATTACTCAAAGAATTAGCACCAGATTGGAAAATTACAGTGTTTGAAAAGCTTGAAAAAGCAGGCGAAGAAAGTTCTCACGAATTAAACAATGCGGGAACTGGACATGCTGCATTATGTGAGCTGAACTACACATCAGAGAAAAAAGACGGATCAATCGATATCAAAAAAGCGATTAATGTTAATGAACAGTTCCATGTTTCAAGACAATTCTGGTCGTATCTTGTAAACAATAAGCTGATCAATAATCCACAAGACTTCATTATGCCTTTACCACATATGAGTTTAGTACAAGGGAAAGAAAATGTTGAGTTTCTAAAGAAACGTCATGAAACGATGACAAAAAATCCTTTATTTGAAGGAATGGAATTTTCTAATGACCCTGAAACACTAAAAAAATGGATTCCACTTATTATGGAAAATCGTCCTGCTGGTGAAGACATTGCTGCAACGAAAATTGACACTGGTACAGATGTTAACTTTGGTGCTTTAACACGTATGTTAATTGACCACTTAAAAGCAAAAGATGTTGATGTTAACTACAATCATAGTGTTGAAAGTTTAAAACAAGCTAGTGATGGTACATGGGAAGTACGTGTGCATGATTTAGACGGCTGTAAAATGGAATATCATTCAGCAAAATTTGTCTTCCTTGGAGCTGGTGGAGGAAGCCTAGAATTACTACAAAAATCAGGTATTCCTGAAGGGAAACATATTGGTGGATTCCCAATTAGCGGTTTATTCTTACAATGTAATAATCCAGAAGTGGCTGAACAACATCATGCAAAAGTGTACGGAAAAGCAAAAGTTGGTGCTCCACCAATGTCAGTTCCGCATCTTGATACTCGTTATATTGATAATAAAAAATCATTACTATTTGGACCATTCGCAGGTTTCTCACCGAAGTTCTTAAAAACAGGTTCAAATATGGATTTATTTGCTTCAGTAAAACCGCATAATATCACAACATTATTAGCGGCAGGCGTAAAAGAAATGGGATTAACAAAATATTTAATCCAACAACTTATGCTTTCAAAAGAACAACGTATGGAAGAACTACGTGAGTTCATTCCAAATGCGAAGAGCGATGATTGGGATATTACCGTAGCTGGTCAACGTGTACAAGTTATTAAAGATACAGAAGCTGGCGGTAAAGGAACACTTCAATTCGGTACAGAAGTTGTAAGTGCTTCTGATGGCTCGATTGCAGCTTTACTTGGAGCTTCACCAGGTGCATCTACTGCTGTACATGTTATGCTTGAGGTTCTTAATAAATGTTTCCCTCAACATATCAAGGAGTGGGAACCAAAAATTAAAGAAATGATTCCATCTTATGGTTTATCATTAGCAGAAAACCCAGAGCTTCTAAAAGAATTACATGCAACAACAGATAAAGCACTTGGCTTAAAATAA
- a CDS encoding nucleotidyltransferase domain-containing protein, producing MEKWTIALETFLKDWQDKEEVVGALVCGSYVTGNPSKRSDIDVHIILANNVEWRERGNRVIDGFLIEYFANPPGQIRGYFQDDFKKRRTMSMVQFKTGRILFDYTGIIKDLKFEAEERLKENYKQMNKTLLEIKKYELWDALDNLKDCYEQERKDFSFTYHHSLAILFLAYCQFLNLETIPFYQIHAYLEDPIYLQKYSKSAFPDADFKEIFMRAMQEDHAEKMMARYEALVDYVLIQMGGFHIDGWYVKSAIDS from the coding sequence ATGGAAAAATGGACAATAGCCTTAGAAACATTCTTAAAAGATTGGCAAGACAAAGAGGAAGTTGTAGGAGCACTCGTTTGTGGGAGCTATGTTACTGGAAATCCTTCTAAACGCTCTGATATCGATGTCCATATTATTTTGGCAAATAATGTGGAGTGGAGGGAAAGGGGCAATCGTGTTATAGATGGCTTTTTAATTGAATACTTTGCGAATCCACCAGGTCAAATTCGGGGATATTTCCAAGATGATTTTAAAAAACGAAGAACCATGTCGATGGTGCAATTTAAAACAGGTAGAATTTTATTTGATTATACTGGAATAATAAAAGATTTGAAATTTGAAGCAGAAGAGCGCCTCAAAGAAAACTATAAACAAATGAATAAAACGCTCTTAGAAATAAAAAAATATGAATTATGGGATGCACTAGACAATTTAAAGGATTGTTATGAGCAAGAGAGAAAGGACTTTTCCTTTACCTACCATCACTCATTAGCCATTTTGTTTTTAGCGTACTGTCAGTTTTTAAATCTAGAAACGATACCCTTCTATCAAATCCATGCCTATCTGGAAGATCCAATATACCTGCAAAAATATAGTAAGTCGGCTTTTCCAGATGCTGACTTTAAAGAAATTTTTATGAGAGCAATGCAAGAGGACCATGCTGAAAAGATGATGGCACGATATGAAGCATTAGTGGATTATGTGTTAATACAAATGGGCGGTTTTCATATAGATGGATGGTATGTAAAAAGTGCAATCGATAGTTAA
- a CDS encoding RNA polymerase sigma factor yields MDDEKIVALYIQRSQQAILETREKYGAYCRVIARKILSNLRDVEECENDAYLAAWNTIPPQIPRKLSIFLGRIIRNIALDKHSYNTAKKRSNEFEMILAELEECLASSHTVETSYEAGEVAQYISQFLYTLDEQSRNIFILRYWYSYSIKDLSLHFQMSSSKVKSNLFRTRNKLRFYLESEGIQI; encoded by the coding sequence ATGGACGATGAAAAAATAGTTGCTTTATATATACAACGCTCACAGCAGGCTATTTTGGAAACAAGGGAGAAATATGGAGCATACTGTAGAGTAATTGCGAGAAAAATCTTGTCAAATTTGAGGGATGTTGAAGAATGTGAAAATGATGCCTACCTAGCTGCATGGAATACAATCCCACCACAAATACCAAGAAAACTATCTATTTTTTTAGGGAGAATCATCCGTAATATTGCGCTAGATAAGCACAGCTATAATACAGCAAAAAAGAGAAGTAATGAATTTGAGATGATTCTCGCAGAGCTGGAAGAATGTCTAGCTTCCTCTCACACAGTAGAAACATCCTATGAAGCTGGTGAAGTTGCACAATACATTAGCCAATTTTTATACACCCTAGATGAACAATCTAGAAATATTTTTATTCTGAGATATTGGTACTCCTATTCTATTAAAGATCTCTCTTTACACTTTCAAATGAGTAGTAGTAAAGTAAAATCCAACTTATTTAGGACACGTAATAAACTAAGATTTTATTTGGAAAGCGAGGGGATACAGATATGA
- a CDS encoding GntR family transcriptional regulator gives MSESKDYLYPQKWLSKASTGDRVAYELRMRIISGLIESGTILSENKLAADFEVSRSPIREALRILASENIIRLEKMGAVVIGLSEKEIEEIYDVRLLIETFVFERLIKMDTTNLAMELSKTLEMMKVAIKYSDADEFSYQDVMFHEAIIRSIGHSYITMIWNNLKPVMEGLILLSMRMRFKEKYEDFTRIVKNHELYIDAIRAKDRELMIKSLHENFDDVQGKVEDLWRSQQMLSKGVEQQDD, from the coding sequence ATGAGCGAATCTAAGGACTATTTATATCCACAAAAATGGCTTTCTAAGGCGTCAACAGGAGATCGCGTAGCATATGAACTTAGAATGCGCATTATTTCAGGCTTAATTGAAAGCGGTACCATTCTTTCTGAAAACAAACTGGCAGCTGATTTTGAAGTAAGTCGTTCACCCATTCGTGAAGCCTTAAGAATATTAGCTTCTGAAAATATCATTCGATTAGAAAAAATGGGTGCTGTTGTCATCGGTTTATCAGAAAAGGAAATAGAAGAAATTTATGATGTTCGTTTGCTGATTGAAACATTCGTGTTTGAACGTCTAATTAAAATGGATACAACGAACTTAGCAATGGAGCTTAGCAAAACATTAGAAATGATGAAGGTTGCCATTAAATATAGTGATGCGGACGAATTTTCTTACCAGGATGTTATGTTCCACGAGGCTATCATTCGCTCCATTGGACATTCCTATATCACAATGATTTGGAATAATTTAAAACCAGTAATGGAAGGCTTGATTTTGCTATCTATGCGCATGCGCTTTAAAGAAAAATATGAGGATTTCACTCGAATTGTGAAAAATCATGAACTATATATTGATGCGATTAGAGCCAAAGACCGAGAACTCATGATTAAATCCTTACATGAAAATTTTGATGATGTTCAAGGCAAAGTAGAAGATCTATGGCGTTCACAGCAAATGCTATCTAAAGGGGTTGAGCAACAAGATGACTAA
- the gntK gene encoding gluconokinase: MTNYMLGVDIGTTSTKAVLFSEHGKVIQQENIGYPLYTPDISTAEQNPEEIFQAVLQAITSIMKVHSDKPLLFVSFSSAMHSVIAVDENDQPLTPVITWADNRSEAWAHKIKDEWNGHEVYKRTGTPIHPMSPLSKITWLVNEHPEIAHKAKKYIGIKEYIFKKFFDQYVVDYSLASCMGMMNLHTLDWDEEALTIAGISRAQLSTLVPTTKLFSNCNVHLAKQIGIDPQTPFVIGASDGVLSNLGVNAIREGEIAVTIGTSGAIRTIIDKPKTDVKGRIFCYALTENHWVIGGPVNNGGMVLRWIRDEFASSEIETAKRLGIDPYEVLTKIAERVRPGADGLLFHPYLSGERAPLWNPDVRGSFFGLTMSHKKEHMIRAALEGVIYNLYTVYLALLECMESPVTRIQATGGFSRSEIWRQMMADIFESEVVVPESYESSCLGACILGLYAMGKIYSFDVVADMVGDTYKHTPIEEAAKEYRQLLPIFIRLSRVLADDYASIAQYQRSLIKPD, translated from the coding sequence ATGACTAACTATATGTTAGGTGTTGATATAGGGACTACTAGCACAAAGGCCGTATTATTTAGTGAACACGGAAAGGTTATTCAACAAGAAAATATCGGGTATCCCTTATATACCCCTGATATTTCGACAGCTGAACAAAATCCAGAAGAAATCTTTCAAGCTGTACTGCAAGCCATTACCAGTATTATGAAAGTCCATTCCGACAAACCATTACTATTTGTTTCCTTTAGTAGTGCTATGCATAGTGTTATCGCTGTAGATGAAAATGACCAACCGTTAACACCTGTCATCACTTGGGCGGATAATCGTAGTGAAGCATGGGCACATAAAATTAAAGATGAATGGAATGGACATGAAGTTTATAAAAGAACGGGTACACCTATACATCCAATGTCCCCATTAAGCAAAATCACTTGGCTGGTGAATGAGCATCCCGAAATCGCTCATAAAGCAAAGAAATATATCGGTATTAAGGAATATATCTTTAAAAAATTCTTTGACCAATATGTTGTGGATTATTCATTAGCTTCCTGTATGGGTATGATGAACCTCCACACATTGGATTGGGACGAGGAAGCTTTAACCATTGCAGGTATTTCAAGAGCACAATTATCGACACTCGTACCAACAACTAAGTTATTTTCTAACTGCAATGTCCATTTAGCTAAACAAATTGGCATTGACCCACAAACACCTTTTGTCATTGGCGCAAGTGATGGCGTGCTTTCCAATTTAGGGGTGAATGCCATTAGAGAAGGTGAGATTGCCGTTACAATTGGGACAAGCGGTGCAATCCGTACGATAATTGATAAACCCAAAACAGATGTGAAGGGTAGAATTTTCTGTTATGCCTTAACAGAAAACCATTGGGTCATTGGTGGACCAGTAAACAATGGTGGTATGGTATTACGCTGGATTCGTGATGAGTTTGCCTCTTCTGAGATTGAAACAGCTAAAAGACTGGGTATTGATCCATATGAAGTGTTAACGAAAATCGCTGAACGTGTTAGACCTGGTGCTGATGGACTGCTATTCCATCCTTATCTATCAGGTGAACGTGCGCCTTTATGGAATCCAGATGTGCGCGGTTCATTTTTTGGTTTAACCATGTCTCATAAAAAAGAACATATGATACGAGCTGCCCTCGAAGGGGTTATCTACAATTTATATACTGTCTATTTAGCCTTACTCGAATGTATGGAAAGCCCTGTCACTCGTATTCAAGCAACAGGTGGTTTTTCACGCTCTGAGATTTGGAGACAAATGATGGCTGATATTTTTGAATCGGAAGTGGTAGTCCCTGAAAGCTATGAAAGCTCCTGTCTTGGTGCTTGTATTTTAGGCTTATATGCTATGGGAAAAATCTATTCCTTTGACGTTGTCGCTGATATGGTTGGTGACACTTATAAGCATACACCAATCGAAGAGGCGGCCAAAGAATATAGACAGCTACTCCCAATTTTCATTCGTTTATCTAGAGTGTTAGCAGATGACTATGCGTCAATTGCTCAGTATCAAAGGAGCTTAATTAAGCCTGACTAA
- a CDS encoding GntP family permease: protein MPLVIVGIGIIALLILIMGFKLNTFISLIIVSFGVALALGMPLDVIVKTIEAGLGGTLGHLALIFGLGAMLGKLIADSGGAQRIAMTLVNKFGEKNIQWAVVAASFIIGIALFFEVGLVLLIPIVFAISRQLKVSILYLGIPMTAALSVTHGFLPPHPGPTVIAGEFGANIGEVLLYGFIIAIPTVILAGPLFTKLAQKLVPESFNKTGNIASLGEQKTFELEDTPSFGISVFTALLPVILMSIATIVTLLQKTVGFEDNGFLAGIRFIGEAGTAMLISLLVAVYTMGIARKIPIKQVMESCTTAISHIGMMLLIIGGGGAFKQVLIDGGVGDYVAELFQGTTLSPILLAWIIAAILRISLGSATVAALTTAGLVIPMLGQSDVNLALVVLATGAGSLIASHVNDAGFWMFKEYFGLSMKETFATWTLLETIVSVAGLGFILLLSLFV, encoded by the coding sequence ATGCCATTAGTTATTGTAGGTATTGGTATTATTGCGCTATTAATTTTAATAATGGGCTTTAAATTAAATACGTTTATCTCATTAATCATTGTTTCATTCGGTGTCGCACTAGCCCTCGGTATGCCTTTAGATGTTATTGTCAAAACAATTGAAGCTGGATTAGGCGGCACGCTGGGTCACTTAGCTTTAATATTTGGACTTGGTGCCATGCTAGGTAAGTTAATTGCGGATTCTGGTGGTGCACAGCGCATTGCCATGACCCTTGTGAATAAATTTGGGGAAAAGAACATCCAATGGGCTGTAGTAGCCGCATCCTTTATTATCGGTATCGCTCTTTTCTTTGAAGTAGGACTTGTGCTATTAATCCCTATTGTCTTTGCCATTTCAAGACAATTAAAAGTTTCTATTTTATATTTAGGAATTCCGATGACAGCAGCATTATCAGTCACACATGGATTTCTGCCACCTCATCCGGGGCCTACCGTCATCGCTGGTGAATTTGGGGCAAACATTGGTGAAGTATTGCTTTATGGCTTTATCATCGCCATTCCAACTGTCATTTTAGCAGGACCATTATTTACAAAATTGGCGCAAAAGTTAGTGCCTGAATCATTCAACAAAACTGGAAATATTGCCTCTCTAGGTGAACAAAAAACATTTGAACTAGAGGACACACCAAGTTTTGGTATAAGTGTTTTCACTGCATTACTACCCGTTATTTTAATGTCCATTGCTACTATTGTTACACTGTTACAAAAAACAGTTGGCTTTGAAGATAATGGCTTCTTAGCAGGTATCCGCTTTATCGGCGAAGCTGGTACAGCCATGCTAATCTCTTTATTAGTTGCTGTCTATACAATGGGAATCGCAAGGAAAATTCCTATTAAGCAAGTAATGGAATCATGTACAACAGCAATCTCGCATATTGGTATGATGCTCTTAATAATTGGTGGCGGTGGCGCCTTCAAACAGGTATTAATCGATGGTGGTGTTGGTGATTATGTAGCTGAACTCTTCCAAGGCACTACCTTATCGCCAATTTTACTAGCATGGATTATTGCCGCTATATTACGTATTTCATTAGGGTCTGCTACAGTTGCTGCTTTAACAACAGCAGGGCTAGTCATTCCAATGTTAGGTCAAAGTGATGTGAATCTTGCCTTGGTCGTACTGGCAACAGGTGCAGGAAGTTTAATTGCTTCCCATGTCAATGATGCTGGTTTCTGGATGTTTAAAGAATATTTTGGGTTAAGCATGAAGGAAACATTCGCTACTTGGACCTTGCTAGAAACAATTGTATCTGTGGCTGGTTTAGGGTTTATTTTATTACTTAGTTTATTTGTTTAA